The Cydia pomonella isolate Wapato2018A chromosome 13, ilCydPomo1, whole genome shotgun sequence genome segment CGACAAAGTTGGACCCATTGTCGCTCCAAATCTCCTTACAGGGTCCTCGACGTGCCACGAACCGTCTATAAGCAGCTAGAAACCCTTCAGTGGTAAGTGAACTTACTGCCTCCAGGTGGATACAACGGGTTACCATACATACAAACAGTGCTATATAGCCCTTATAGCTCTTGCATCCTCTACCTTTGgatattctgatatttataGGGCCTGCATAGTCGCACCCGGTGCGGTGGAACGGTCGAGCAACAGTCACCCTGGTACTGGGTAAATCAGCCATGAAGGGTTGAGTTTTGGTGACTTTGTACTTTATACATCTCAcacatttacttaaaatatgtctaatcaAGCTTTTGGCATTAATAATTAGAAACTTGGATCTTACATAATTTAGGGTGAGTTGGGGGCCTCCGTGGAGAGTCCTTGAGTGAGCGTCACTCACAATCAGCTTTGACAAGTGATGGTCATGAGGCATTATGATAGGATGCTTTACATTATAAGAATGATCGCTATGCTCAATCCTACCTCGCGTTCTCATAATGCCATCCTCGTCCAAGAAGGGACACAATGATAAGATAATGCTTCTCCGGGGAATTGGATTAGAGTTATTCAGGTTAGTTAACTCCCGGGGAAAGGCTGACAATTGACTTGCTTTAATACCTACCTTCAAGGCATTATCAAGCTCTCTTGCGGTCAGATAGGATGGAAACGATTCTCCTTTCAGTTTTTTACAAAATCTGAGACAGTAAGCTACTACTCTTACTGTCTTTGTTAAAGATGAGTATTTAGTCCAAGCACTCAACTCTTCGGATGGCTGAGCAGGGGATAAAACTGTACATACCTGGACTTTCATGGGCTTTGCTTCTAGCTCAGTGGATACGGGCTCGGATGTTGGATGCTGGTAGTTAGGGTCATGTAGCCAAGCTGGGCCATGGACCCACAACTCGAATTGGATGAAATCAGATGGTGACATTCCTCGACTTGCACAGTCTGCCGGGTTGCTGGTGGATTCTACATGCGCCCACTGATCATGGTTTAGTATGGATAGGATCTCAGTGACGCGATTGGCAACAAACGTTGTCCAACGGTTCGGCTCACCTTGAAGCCATGCGAGGACTATGGTTGAGTCTGTCCAAGCCCTGCAATGACTGACTGGCATGGATAAGACAGTGGATACTTCTGCCAGCAGTTTGGATAAGAGTACTGCTCCGGAAAGTTCAAGTCGGGGTGTGGAAATTTGGCGGATTGGACAGACCTTCGTTCTGGCTGCGACTAAATGGACAGTAACATTACCTTCATGATCCACTACCCTCAGGTATACGACTGCTGCGTAAGCGTCGTTGGAGGCGTCGCAGTACCCATGCAGCTGGATATCACTCGCGTCTTGCCTGACGCCAACCCATCTTGGCATGATGAAGTCGTTGAGAACCGGGAGCTGCTCACGGAACTCATTCCACTCTGTCAGCAAGTTGGAAGTCACTTCCTCGTCCCACGAGTGACCTGAAACCCACAGTTTTTGCATGTATATCTTGGCTCGGATAATGACTGGGGAAATCCATCCCAGTGGATCAAAGAGACGTGATATGTCAGACAAGATGTTCCGTTTGGTGACGGGGGTTGGCTGTGGAGGTAAGTTAACCTTATAGTGAAATGAGTCAGTCTGATGATTCCAAGACAAGCCTAGGATTTTGATCATGTCATCCAGTTTTATGTCTTTGTCAGAGCTGGTAACCGGGTGTGGATAAATTGTTTCCATTAATCTTTGACTATTGCTTgcccatttttgtaattcaaaCCCAGCTTTACTTAGCAAACTAACTATTTCCGAATAGATTTGGATGGCTTGATCATCTGTCTCACACCCACTCATGAAATCATCCATATAGAAATCTGTCAGCACCCTTTCTGCAGCCAATGGATAATCTTTACCATCATCTTTAGCCACTTGCTGTAAACTTTTGACTGCAAGATAAGGAGCTGACGAGACCCCGAAAGTTACACGTAACATCCTGTAATCCTTTACAATGTCATCAGAACTCTCACGCCACAGCAAGCGTTGGAAATCAGTGTGTTTGTCCACGACTTTAACCTGCctgtacatttttataatatctgCTATAAAGCAAATTGGATGAATACGCCATTTCATGATGATATGACGCAGTTCTGGTTGTAGTCGTGGACCAACCAAGAGATCATCATTCAAGGACCTGCCATTAACACCTTTAGAAGAGCAGTCAAAAACCATGCGAAACTTGGTTGTGGATTTGTCGCTGCGAATCACGGCATGGTAAGGCATGTACACACAGCCAGGTCTCGCAGCGTCCCGCTGGTCTTGGATAAGTTCCATGTGATTTAgtgataaatattcatttatcaCTTTGGTATATTCCTGCTTTAGGAGTGGATTGCTATCCATCTTTTTCTCCAATGAGAGAAATCTCCTTAAAGCCACTTTCCGTGATTCGCCATACTGACATGATGGATCTTCATCACGAAATGGGAGACTAACAACATAGCGACCTGTACAGTCTCTAGTTGTAGTGGATGCATAATGCTCCTCACACACTTGGTCCTCCTTAGACAACAAGGTGCGAGGCTGATCAGTTTCTATTTCCCAGAATTTACGGAGAGTGTCATTAATGGAGTTATCCAGAATATGAGCAGTTATAAAGCTATTAGAATGGTTACTCACTTGTGTTCTTCCTGACAGGATCCAGCCCAAAGCGGTGTTCTGTGCTGTCAGCGTGGACGTCGGATTACGTACAATACCCTCTGTCAGGGTCAGTCCATACACCTCAGCACCCAGCAACATGTCCACATGGCCTGGAGTGTCATATCCTGGATCTGCCATCTTTAATTTCTTCAACTCCTGCCAATCATGAATCTCAACTTTCTGTGAAGGAATGGGATTAGTTACCTGACTTACCACATATGCTTGAACAACGCAACTAAAAGAGCTACAAATGGATTGTATTTTGAATTGAACTTTGTGTTTAATTGGGACTGACAACGGGATTTTTTCTCCGCCCAGCCCTGAGGGATCAACACTAACATTAACAGGTATCTTGTGTAACTGAAGCAATTGTACAGCACGCTCAGTCACGAATGATAATTGTGCACCCTGGTCAAGAAATGCCCTAAGTATATGACAGTTTCctttattttctaccttaacTAATGCCGTTGTTAATATTATCTCACTATTCGATGAACGTGAACTTTTGGCAGCGTGAGCCACAATGTTACCAGGCCCAGGTTCCTTCTGCTCCGACTTCTCATGGGTACTCGGCTGTTGGTTGTGGATCTTCACCCCTTCAACGGCTCGGCTTGGTTGCGCTGAAGGTGGTTGCTCGCTGTCCAGATGCAATAGGGAGTGGTGACGGCGGCCGCAGCGCCTACATGTTGTGTCTCGCTTGCAGTGTGTTGCAGAATGCTTTGCTCCAAAGCAATTGAAGCACAACGCCTTACTTTTGACAAAGTCCCTCCGTTGTTGTACAGAGTCCTGGCTAAACCGCTTACATTGGTACAACAAGTGAGCCTCTGCACAAAATGGGCAGGATACTGATGATGCTGATGAGGTAATGCTGAACACTTTAGGTCGCTCTGTTTCTTTTAATCTTGTTTCTTTCTTAGTACTTGGCTCTAAGAACTCCAATGCTCTGAATCTGGATTCTAGGAATGTTGAAAATTCACTAAACGTTGGTAGTTTATCTGAGTAATCACTTATCTTGTGTTCCCATTCTTTCCGGGATTCCTGGTCAAGCTTCTGTATGATCAGGTGGATGATGATAAGATCCCATGTTGAAACATCAATATTCATGTTGGTCAGAGCACTTAAACATTCATTTGTTGTGTCTAATATTTGTTTGACACCATAAGAAGATGCTGCGGTTAAAGTCTTTTGGCTTATTAAGCGGTTAAGTATGCACGATGAGATGTAGCGAGTGTTGCTGTAACGTTTCTTCAATAATGTCCAACATTGTTCATAATTTGCATCCGTTATAGGTGTGTATCGTATTAACTGCTCTGCTTCACCCGTCAGATGACCCTTTAAGTAGTGGAGCTTTTGTACAGGTGCTAAAGTCTGGTTGTTATTGATCACAGATTCGAATAGGTCGTGAAAAGTAGGCCACTCCGCATACTTGCCAGAAAATACGGGGATTATAATTCTAGATAGCTTCACTGCACTTGATGGATTTGATTCACTCTGTAGATTATTATGTGTGTGAGTTGAGGATGTTGACATTGTTGATTTCATTTTTTCCAAGGCCTCTTTTAACTGACACTtataatcaatatatttttcttcgaCTCTGTCATAGGTTTCATTTGTGAAGTACGTATTGCTTGGATCCTTAGATTCTAACAAAATCGTTTGATGGTTGCTCTCGAAAGATTTCCAATTTCCTTCGAGAAGATCTAACCTTGCTTGTAAGTACGTGTTGGTCATACGCGATTTCGGTGATTTTTTGAGGTTAGAAGCGGCCTTGTCAATTATCTCTTCTATATTTTGctgtaattttatatattccATGGTGATAATCTTGTAATTTCGTTCTTATTCGGTTCGATTGGACCAATGTCCGACCATGTGGCCGGCACAATTTGGATAATTGGATAAGCTGGTTCACTGGTGGATAACTCTTCAATAAAACGTTGGATTTAACACAATAGTCTTTTATTTCGACTTTCACATTTTTGAAGCACAATATTTGTgcactaaaactaattttattatttttaacacagaGTTATGGACTTACGCGTGCAGCCATTTTTGATAGAGAGAGCGAGAGCGATGAAACAATTGACACTATCTATGGGCGTGTGGCGCCGTTtgagataccaaaaaaaaactatgttgacAATAAATCGCAATTACTTATAACGCTTaaacaattgttttaaatatcaatGTGATTTGATCCCTAAAACCAACTCGAGCTTGTCGTTTTTGT includes the following:
- the LOC133524526 gene encoding uncharacterized protein LOC133524526 isoform X1, whose translation is MPRWVGVRQDASDIQLHGYCDASNDAYAAVVYLRVVDHEGNVTVHLVAARTKVCPIRQISTPRLELSGAVLLSKLLAEVSTVLSMPVSHCRAWTDSTIVLAWLQGEPNRWTTFVANRVTEILSILNHDQWAHVESTSNPADCASRGMSPSDFIQFELWVHGPAWLHDPNYQHPTSEPVSTELEAKPMKVQVCTVLSPAQPSEELSAWTKYSSLTKTVRVVAYCLRFCKKLKGESFPSYLTARELDNALKVGIKASQLSAFPRELTNLNNSNPIPRRSIILSLCPFLDEDGIMRTRGRIEHSDHSYNVKHPIIMPHDHHLSKLIVSDAHSRTLHGGPQLTLNYVRSKFLIINAKSLIRHILSKCVRCIKYKVTKTQPFMADLPSTRVTVARPFHRTGCDYAGPINIRISKGRGCKSYKGYIALFVCMVTRCIHLEAVSSLTTEGFLAAYRRFVARRGPCKEIWSDNGSNFVGASKELRILFQQGEASVMKEVAEALANEGTEWHFIPPRAPNFGGLWEAGVASTKYHLKRVLDGTTLTFEELSTVLAQAEACLNSRPMYQLPSNEVDTSPLTPGHFLVGEALVTAPDRNYEDSKISPLHRWQLTQKIMQQFWRKWSQEYLTTLYQRYKWTKLTPEPQVGDVVLVKEDDLPPSMWLYGLVQEKHPGPDNVTRVVTLKCKHSKLMRPVSKLIVLPVAN
- the LOC133524526 gene encoding uncharacterized protein LOC133524526 isoform X2, whose protein sequence is MEYIKLQQNIEEIIDKAASNLKKSPKSRMTNTYLQARLDLLEGNWKSFESNHQTILLESKDPSNTYFTNETYDRVEEKYIDYKCQLKEALEKMKSTMSTSSTHTHNNLQSESNPSSAVKLSRIIIPVFSGKYAEWPTFHDLFESVINNNQTLAPVQKLHYLKGHLTGEAEQLIRYTPITDANYEQCWTLLKKRYSNTRYISSCILNRLISQKTLTAASSYGVKQILDTTNECLSALTNMNIDVSTWDLIIIHLIIQKLDQESRKEWEHKISDYSDKLPTFSEFSTFLESRFRALEFLEPSTKKETRLKETERPKVFSITSSASSVSCPFCAEAHLLYQCKRFSQDSVQQRRDFVKSKALCFNCFGAKHSATHCKRDTTCRRCGRRHHSLLHLDSEQPPSAQPSRAVEGVKIHNQQPSTHEKSEQKEPGPGNIVAHAAKSSRSSNSEIILTTALVKVENKGNCHILRAFLDQGAQLSFVTERAVQLLQLHKIPVNVSVDPSGLGGEKIPLSVPIKHKVQFKIQSICSSFSCVVQAYVVSQVTNPIPSQKVEIHDWQELKKLKMADPGYDTPGHVDMLLGAEVYGLTLTEGIVRNPTSTLTAQNTALGWILSGRTQVTRGTRK